The nucleotide window TCTGACGGTTCTCTACGTCCAAAAAACTTATTTAACCCATTTTTTTTCCCTTACTTTTTCTTTCTTGATTATCTCATGAATTCACGGTATAGTCAATTAATAGAAGTGCCCTTAAGATAACGTCTAGGGGTTTACAACCGGCATTACTTGAGAGTTCACGGTCATGAATTTGTTCGGGGATTGGACAAAACTCTTCCCAAGGTACTAATTCATTCAGTTGAGAGAGCAGCGGTTTTTTCTCCTTTAGCTTTTTCTGACGGTTCTCTACATTCCAAGAACTTATTTAACCCATGTTTTTACCTTTCTTTTTTTCTTAATTATCTCATTAATTCACGGTATAGTCAATTAATAGAAGTGCCCTAAATGTGTATTGCGATAGGATTACTGTTCCTAACCTTTCTTCTCTGATATGTTATACTAAATGATGGCATTGTTCCAGTTGGTATGATAGTTTTGTAATTACATCTCGTTCTTGAGTTACTTTAATTTTAGCAATCACTTGGGCTGTAAATTCTGCACCTTCAATACAAGCAATATTTAGTATCTCACGCATTTCAAGGGATAAACGAGTAATACGCTCCTCAATAATTTCTTCAACTTTTGCTGGGAGCTTCTTCCAATTAAGCTGCTTAGATTCCTACCAAAATCCTTCTTCTTAGACTAAATCCCCTCGTTCTTGCATAGCGTGTAATAGTTCTGTTGTAAATAGAGCATGACCTCTAGTGCGGTCAAACAAAACTTTCCGAAAGGATGGACTAAGTTAAAAGCCTGTCCATGTTCCTCAGTTGTCCGATCGAGATCAATCCATATATCGCCATAAAGCCGTTTGATTTCGTTCAAGATTTGCTCTAGAGGATGCCGCTCACCATTCCGTCCTGCTGCCACATCACTGGGGCGATATAACCCAACAAACAAAACGCGACTATTTTTTAGCTCTCTAACCAGATAGAAAAAGAGGGTATTGGAAGAATTATCTACCCATTGAAGATCCTCTAGGATAATAACCGATGGACATTGTTCAGCTAAATTTCTGAGCAAAGCCGTATATTTTAGGAAAATTTGGGATTGCTCGATGTCGGCATGGCTTTTCTCTGCTGCCTTAGCGCGTTGTTCCAATTCTTCCAAATCTTCCAAGTCTTCTAAACCTTTAAGTAATCCCCCTTCTCTTGCACCGAAACGAGCCAGACCAGCCCAACATTGCCAGAATATTTCGGAAAGGAATATAGGGATTGCTAATTCCAGTTTGGGCATTGCAGTTGCCTCTAGTAAACAGTAAGTTGTCATCAAGGGATGCCGAATGCGCCAAAAATTCTTCAATCAGACGCGACTTCCCTGTTCCTGCGTCACCCTTGATAAAACAAACCTGAGTTTCACCGTTGAGTGCTTGGTGTTAGAGGTGGTTTCACACAAACGACGGAAAGAATATACATAAAAGAACGCAGAATATGCCGAGTTGGGAATCTTATACTATGCGATTTATAACCCTTTACAAAAAAGGAAACCCCAGCTAGAAGTCTATCAATTGAAAGGAGAAGAATATCAGCTTTTCCCAGGATAAGAACTCTTCTGGTTGCCAGAACTTTATTTAGGACTCGGTAGAGCAGAAGGAACCTATCAAGGGATAACTAGAGAATGGTTGTATTGGTATAATGATCAAGGAGAGCGCTATTTAACTCCAGAAGAGCAACTTTTATCAGCACGGCAACAAACTTTGCAAGCTCAAAGGCAAACTTTACAAGCCCAACAACAGGTTCATTAAGCCCAGCAGCAGGCTCGTGAAGCGCAAGAAAAAGTAGCAAAATGGGCTAAAAAACTGAGGGAATTGGGCATAGATCCCAGTCGCTTAGATGAGTAATGGATTATTTCGCCTGATTGTCTTTACTGGGGTGTCCGAATCGGGGAAATCGTCCTTAGTGATGGTATTTACTCGAATGCGCTATTTGTTACATTAACTAAAATCAACCATAACATAGCGTGACAACCATCCAGATTCGGCTAAAATAAGCTAGTGGTTAGGGTGAGGACGTGAACCCATGGCAGTTATCAACGGTATGCCCGGCAATAACTTCATTGTCGGAACCCCAGCAAGCGATCAAATTTTTCTCCTAGCTGGTAATGATACAGTATTTTCTCAGCAAGGGGGTGACCTGATTTTCGGGAATTTCGGCAATGACCTGTTATCTGGGAATGAGAATAACGACAGTATTTTCGGAGAACAGGGAACCGATATTCTGATTGGGAATCAGGATGATGATTTCATGAATGGGAATCAGGATAATGATACCCTCTATGGCGGTCAGGGGAATGATATCCTCTATGGCGGTCAAGGCAATGACCTGGTATCCGGAGACCGAGGAAATGATGTTCTCCATGGAGATTTAGGCGCGGATGTGCTGCTTGGTGATGGCGGCCAGGATATTTTTGTCATGGGTCGGCGTAATATATTTGGACAATCTCCTACCACTGGCGGCCCGTTAATTACAGATGCAGATATTGCCGTTGATTTTGAAGATGGACAAGATTTACTCGGTTTAGAACCGGGTTTAGCCTTTGAAAATCTGTTAATTACTGCTGGAACTGGGCCATTTACTGGCACGACTGTCATTCAAGATGCGGTAACCAGCAACTATCTGATGGTGCTCTCTGGGGTTAATCCGAATCAGATTACCGCAGCAGACTTTACTACGAACTTAAATCCCATCCCTGCGCCAACGCCAACCCCAACCCCAACCCCGACACCCACTCCGATTCCCCCTCCTCAACCGTCTACGATCTCGGTCGAAGCGACCACCAATATTGCCGTAGAAGGAGACCCAGCCACCAATGGTATTTTTACTCTCACCCGTACTGGAGGCTCTACTGCTGCTGCACTGACCGTTAACTATACAGTGCAGGGAACGGCTGCAAATGGCACACGCTACCAAATGCTCAACGAGAGTGTAACTATTCCGGCTGGAGCCACAACAGTGGAATTACCCGTTGTCCCGATTAATAATGATAGTCCTAATACGGTTGAGGATGTGACGATTACCCTCTCGAATAGTGGGTTTTATATCGTAGGAACTCCAAATACGGCTCAGGTGAAAATTCTGGATGATGATTGGGTATATGTGGATGATAACTGGGCAACTCTAGCCAATGGTACACCCGTTGACCCCGATGGAGATGGGCCGCTGACTGAGGGAGACGGGATTATTGGTATTAATGCCTTTGCTCAAATTCAGGGCGGGATTAATCGCGTCTCTACTACACCCACTGGTAGCTTGGTGCAAGTGCTACCAGGGATGTATATTCCTGGCCAGGTGATTAATATTAATAAACCCGTGCAATTGTTGGGGCCCAATGCCAATCAAGCGTTGGGTGCTACTCGCAACCCAGAAGCAACTATTGGAGGGGCAGGAGGGTTTGTGGAATTTGACCGCGCGGGATCTCCGGCTGGACCAATTATCATTAATGGATTCCAATTTACCAGTGACGGGATTGCTGAAACTCCGGTCATGAATTTGAGAGACCCTGGTAGTGAAGTGGTTATTCGTAGTAATACGTTTACAAATCTGATTGAAGATGGTATTTTCCGGTCTTTGAATTCGCCTAATCCTCAAGGGTTTGGTACGTTGACGGTTCAAGATAATTTGTTTGATGGGATTACAGGCAATGGAAAGCGGGCGATGTTTATCTATGAGGTAGATACAGTAAATATTATTAATAATGCGGTGAATAATGTGGGGAATGCTGGTGAAGATGCTCCAGGAATCTTGTTGGATACAATTGGTTCAGCCAATATTAGTGGTAATCGTTTGAATACAGTGCGCCAGCAGGGGATTCAAGTAGCTGGGGTGAGAGCCGGTGGCGGTACAGTAACTATTCAGAATAACCTGTTGGAAAATATTAATACAAATAATGGGGGCACAGATGGAGCGATTCGTCTGCGAGAGTCTCCGTTTGGAGCAACTTTGAGTAATGCAGGTAGTATTGTGGTTCGGGATAACCGGGTGATGGGTAGTAATAATGGGTTGG belongs to Roseofilum reptotaenium CS-1145 and includes:
- a CDS encoding calcium-binding protein, producing MAVINGMPGNNFIVGTPASDQIFLLAGNDTVFSQQGGDLIFGNFGNDLLSGNENNDSIFGEQGTDILIGNQDDDFMNGNQDNDTLYGGQGNDILYGGQGNDLVSGDRGNDVLHGDLGADVLLGDGGQDIFVMGRRNIFGQSPTTGGPLITDADIAVDFEDGQDLLGLEPGLAFENLLITAGTGPFTGTTVIQDAVTSNYLMVLSGVNPNQITAADFTTNLNPIPAPTPTPTPTPTPTPIPPPQPSTISVEATTNIAVEGDPATNGIFTLTRTGGSTAAALTVNYTVQGTAANGTRYQMLNESVTIPAGATTVELPVVPINNDSPNTVEDVTITLSNSGFYIVGTPNTAQVKILDDDWVYVDDNWATLANGTPVDPDGDGPLTEGDGIIGINAFAQIQGGINRVSTTPTGSLVQVLPGMYIPGQVININKPVQLLGPNANQALGATRNPEATIGGAGGFVEFDRAGSPAGPIIINGFQFTSDGIAETPVMNLRDPGSEVVIRSNTFTNLIEDGIFRSLNSPNPQGFGTLTVQDNLFDGITGNGKRAMFIYEVDTVNIINNAVNNVGNAGEDAPGILLDTIGSANISGNRLNTVRQQGIQVAGVRAGGGTVTIQNNLLENINTNNGGTDGAIRLRESPFGATLSNAGSIVVRDNRVMGSNNGLAIRPGTNLGTGDFLTVTNNAFAVNGGTFSIIHNGTGTLNAAGNFSDMIGGTALTVVNVGGTSAGSVVL